The Rhodamnia argentea isolate NSW1041297 chromosome 10, ASM2092103v1, whole genome shotgun sequence sequence ACTCCCATCGGAAACAAGAATCGTCTTGCATAACAGGAAAAGAGTGCGAATCTTTTTGTTTATCCGGCCCGAAAGTTCACGCAAAGCCTCTCCTAGATCGATGATATCCAAACTAGCTAATGTTCGGTGTAGACTATCACCATATGGTATACTCAAACGTTATTTGCTTCGACAGCCATGGCCGCCATCCTCCTCAAATAAATAGTACATTCCTAACGTACAAAAGTTCACAGAGATTAATGCTCAgctctttctatttttcccATTGAGTAAGACAACAATGAATGAGATTGTGGAGCTCGCTTTCTCAAGGAATCTAGTCGTTCAGATAAAACCTTTAAGTAGATGAGTACCTTCATTGTGCTGATAGTTCAATAGTTAAAGTCCCGACTTCACATCCTTCTTGCCAGGAATTAGCAAAGTATCATAATGGCCAGAACCATGGTACAGAACTCTTATGGGATTCTCTTTGTCGTATTCTTGGCCATACTCGGCTATTGATATAAGGCCTCCTGCATCCTTATCGTACATGTATACCGTGATAGGCATCctgaaattaccaaaatcaaCAACTTATAACTCAGATAACACTATGAGATTACCGATATTAACAAGTCTATCAAACTCAGCTCCCTtaaaaaacatgttttttaaagtaaaatacCAAATATTAGTAGCATGACAATCCAATGAATACCAGCATGTCAGCCAAAAGGAATGGAAAAAAAGACATCAAGCAGCAAAAGATCGCCTCGCGCGAAAACGGGTGTTCTGCCTGTCCACATGGACCCAAATAAATTGATGGGCAATGGGCATTACAAGAAAGTTATCATCTGTATCAGGCAAGCAAGCAAGCGTGCATTTGGAACACAAGCATACATCATTCACAAGCCACAAAAATGCGTTTGtgtatatgagagagagagagagagtgacagaCCGAAGAACATGAGATGCCATGAGCAATTCAGGCTCACCTCCCCATACATGTGGCTTCCTCATTTGCGAGACATACGTATCAAAATCACCTTCAACAAACCTGTGCACAACATGACTTCATCAGATACAACTCCAGCAAAAATATTAGAGAAATTCGGAAACTTGGATAGATGACCATTCTGTCTCTTCCCGTCTTTTGATGAACTCATCAGCAACCTGAAAAGGAAAGCAGACTATTCATCACTAGAACTTCAAGATACACGTGATTTCAGCTCACAGAACACTGGCAGAGGTATCATCTTGGATGTGTCATCCCAAGCAAGATGCATTCAAGAGAAGGTTAGCTTAAATCACTGAATTTCCTTTCTCCAGAAAGATAACAAGacaatcaatcacaaaactgCACTAGTAATGAGTTGAAATCCAAAtagtgattttcaaaattaacaatGCTGATTCGTAAGAATTTTTTAGTAAAAGAAACTTTGAACCATAGGGAGAGGAGCTAAAGACCCACTAAACCCCGTAATTCATCCGCAAGTTCTCTCTGAAGGCTCTCGCTCGGAGCTGGTCTTCCGGACCGAAGACAGGCCCCATGAGCAACAGAACGAAATAAACATCTGCCATCTCCAGGTATGCCTGCAAAGCATGAAGTTGGCATCTGCTATCTTATACAAGTATTTACGGGGAATTCAAGAGGAAAAAGCATCTTCAATATGGAACTCAGAACTAAGAAGAACAGCATGACTGCAGAGTAGCCTCACCAGTGACAGAGTAATCAGAATAGACCTTCTTCCCATGCGAAAGTTTTGCACATGACAAGTCCTTGCAATTTCCCTCTTTCCCATTATCATTGGCTGCTTCAGCATGCACTGGTTCCAAACTTGAATAACAAACCAATAGCCCAAGAAGCAAACCAGCAGAGGCATGCCCTCGAGGCCAAGAAAAACGGCGCACACTATATCTAACTTTCCTAGGCATCCCTTGCTCTGTAAACAATAGTTTGGCATTGATACCGTCACATACTGTTGATATTGAAAAGTGTCCTTTTTGAGGAATTGTACCACCAACTGAATCTCCAATCACTAAAGACCGCATGACTCGCCCATGCTTGGAGATGCAGGATCCAAAACATCCACCTTGGCTCTCTTTAAAGCCAGTAGTAGTTACAGAGTTTGGCACTTCAGATCCATTCAGATGAATATACTTTGGCCTGGAATACCCAGAAAACACATGAAAGCATGCACAGGAAGGCGTCATGTCACAAATACTCCTCCCCATTTGTCCACAAAGGCGACGACTTAAGCGCAAAACATGCTTTGGACAAGTTCTCAAAGAGGAGCAAGCAATCATCTTGGCATTGCCTGTCACACAAGCAGAATACAAACCTTTAAAATTGGATGAATCTCCAACTATTGTAATCTCGTGTACCAAGCTACACAGTACAAAACATGACTGATAATTACAGCTGTAGCTGTTGTTGAACATTTAAACCATGTAACTCTATTTATCGCGGCTGTCAACCCATGAAAGTGTGAACCACACATACCTACTAGGAATCCATCAGGTCTCCCAAAAACTGCTCCAGTCACACataataaatgaacaaaaattagCACTAGCTGCTTATTTCGAAAAAGTAGCTCATTTGAACGTATTCTGGAGACAATGTGACTTACAAATTTTACAGGAAATAACAATGCACAAGCCTCACCTCCCTTACACTAATTCCACCATAGTCACCAGAG is a genomic window containing:
- the LOC115733395 gene encoding OVARIAN TUMOR DOMAIN-containing deubiquitinating enzyme 4 isoform X4, giving the protein MEVFSGYSRPKYIHLNGSEVPNSVTTTGFKESQGGCFGSCISKHGRVMRSLVIGDSVGGTIPQKGHFSISTVCDGINAKLLFTEQGMPRKVRYSVRRFSWPRGHASAGLLLGLLVCYSSLEPVHAEAANDNGKEGNCKDLSCAKLSHGKKVYSDYSVTGIPGDGRCLFRSVAHGACLRSGRPAPSESLQRELADELRGLVADEFIKRREETEWFVEGDFDTYVSQMRKPHVWGGEPELLMASHVLRMPITVYMYDKDAGGLISIAEYGQEYDKENPIRVLYHGSGHYDTLLIPGKKDVKSGL
- the LOC115733395 gene encoding OVARIAN TUMOR DOMAIN-containing deubiquitinating enzyme 4 isoform X2, with amino-acid sequence MQSNAKMIACSSLRTCPKHVLRLSRRLCGQMGRSICDMTPSCACFHVFSGYSRPKYIHLNGSEVPNSVTTTGFKESQGGCFGSCISKHGRVMRSLVIGDSVGGTIPQKGHFSISTVCDGINAKLLFTEQGMPRKVRYSVRRFSWPRGHASAGLLLGLLVCYSSLEPVHAEAANDNGKEGNCKDLSCAKLSHGKKVYSDYSVTGIPGDGRCLFRSVAHGACLRSGRPAPSESLQRELADELRGLVADEFIKRREETEWFVEGDFDTYVSQMRKPHVWGGEPELLMASHVLRMPITVYMYDKDAGGLISIAEYGQEYDKENPIRVLYHGSGHYDTLLIPGKKDVKSGL
- the LOC115733395 gene encoding OVARIAN TUMOR DOMAIN-containing deubiquitinating enzyme 4 isoform X3; translated protein: MIACSSLRTCPKHVLRLSRRLCGQMGRSICDMTPSCACFHVFSGYSRPKYIHLNGSEVPNSVTTTGFKESQGGCFGSCISKHGRVMRSLVIGDSVGGTIPQKGHFSISTVCDGINAKLLFTEQGMPRKVRYSVRRFSWPRGHASAGLLLGLLVCYSSLEPVHAEAANDNGKEGNCKDLSCAKLSHGKKVYSDYSVTGIPGDGRCLFRSVAHGACLRSGRPAPSESLQRELADELRGLVADEFIKRREETEWFVEGDFDTYVSQMRKPHVWGGEPELLMASHVLRMPITVYMYDKDAGGLISIAEYGQEYDKENPIRVLYHGSGHYDTLLIPGKKDVKSGL
- the LOC115733395 gene encoding OVARIAN TUMOR DOMAIN-containing deubiquitinating enzyme 4 isoform X1; this encodes MGILSFNGGNAKMIACSSLRTCPKHVLRLSRRLCGQMGRSICDMTPSCACFHVFSGYSRPKYIHLNGSEVPNSVTTTGFKESQGGCFGSCISKHGRVMRSLVIGDSVGGTIPQKGHFSISTVCDGINAKLLFTEQGMPRKVRYSVRRFSWPRGHASAGLLLGLLVCYSSLEPVHAEAANDNGKEGNCKDLSCAKLSHGKKVYSDYSVTGIPGDGRCLFRSVAHGACLRSGRPAPSESLQRELADELRGLVADEFIKRREETEWFVEGDFDTYVSQMRKPHVWGGEPELLMASHVLRMPITVYMYDKDAGGLISIAEYGQEYDKENPIRVLYHGSGHYDTLLIPGKKDVKSGL